GTGTCAAGAGGCTTAGTGAACAAATCAGCAAGTTGACTCTCAGTGGGCACAAAGCTTAACTCAAGTATATTTTGCTCAACCAAATCTCGAATAAAATGATAGCGCAGATCAATGTGTTTTGTTCGAGAGTGTTGAACAGGATTTTTGGTAATATTGATAGCACTGGTATTATCACAAAAaatagacaacttaccttgagtgATGCCGTAAtcatgaagcatttgcttcatccaaagcaTTTGTGTGCAGCAACTTCCAGCTGCGACATATTCAGCTTCAGCAGTAGACAGAGAAATacagttttgtttcttgctgtgcCAAGCAACAAGATTATTCCCAATGAAGAAACAACCTCCAGAAGTGCTTTTTCTATCTTTTAGGTTTCCACCCCAATCAGCATCAGAATAGCCTGCAATTTCTACGTTAGTGTCAAAAGTATAGAAAATGCCGCAGTTAATTGTACCTGAGATATATCGGATGATCCTTTTGACCGCTTCCAAATGTGATTCTTTGGGATTTGCTTGAAATCGAGCACACACTCCCACACTGTATGAAATATCAGGTCGACTAGCAGTTAGATACAGTAAGCTGCCAATCATGCTTCTATAGAGAGTGGAGTCGATTGATTTTCTATTCAGATCCTCGCTCAGTTTTGTAGTGGTGCTCATGGGATTTGTAACCACTTTCTTGGATTCAAGTCCAAACTTCTTGACTAGATTCtcagcatatttggtttgagtGAGAAAGATACCTGCATCAAGTTGCTTCACTTGCAGTCCAAGGAAAAAGGTTAGctcaccacacatgctcatttcaaattcactttccatgaccGATTGAAATTCACTGACAAGGTATTTAGATGTAGAACCAAAgataatgtcatcaacatacacctgagctatgataagatcatttttcacatgttttATAAAGAATGTTTTATCAATTGATCCTCTCGTGTACCCTTTTTCCACCAGATGGGTGGAGAGTCTTTCATACCAAGCTCGTGGTGCCTGCTTTAAACCATAAAGAGCTTTCTTGAGTCTATAAACATGATTTAGATTATGTGGATCTTGGAAACCTTGAGGTTGTTCCACATAGACTTCTTCCTGCAACACACCATTCAGAaaggcagttttgacatccatttggaaCAGTTTGATTCTTAGGTGACACGCAACAGACAAAAGCAATCTCACTGATTCTAATCTTGCAACAggggcaaaagtttcatcaaagtCGAGACCTTCAATCTGCGAATAACCTTGTGCTACTAGTCTAGCTTTGTTTCTGATTACATTGCCTTTCACATcacttttgtttttgaaaatccaCTTAGTGCCTATTACATTACAGTCTCTAGGTCTTGGTACcaagtaccacacatcattcctagtgAATTGATTTAATTCTTCCTGCATGGCACTAATCCAATCATCATCTAGTAGGGCTTCcttgatattctttggttcaaTTAGGGAAACAAACCCACACAGAGATATGACATTCATAGCTATTTGATTTTCTATAATGAAACAAAGTAAAGCATTACCTCGACTTACCTCATCTACACTTACCTGTGGAGCAATTTGGCTTCTGGTTTTGAGATCATCTGAGATTTGTCCAAGAATGTCTTGACGTGAATGATCCTTTTGGACTTGCTTGAACCCTCTTTTTGCTTGAGGAACTGGCTCGAAGATGTTGTCAGCATTCTCTCTCTGTTCATTAGTAGTTGATGTGTCTTCTGGTTCTGGTTTGCATGTGGGTGATGTTTCTGCAAAGGTTTCCTCCTGTCTAATGTAGGAATCATCAATAGACACATTGATAGATTCCATGACAATCCTGGTTCTTTTGTTATAGACTCTATAAGCCCGACTATTTGTAGAATATCCGAGGAAGATACCATCATCGCTTCGAGCATCAAATTTTCCGAGTTGTTCTCGATCTCTTAATATGTAGCAGGGACTTCCAAACACACGAAGGTGGTGTATGTTtggtttcttacctttccacaaCTCATAAGCTGTTTGGTCAGTTCCAGGTCTGAAGAAAACTCTATTGATGGTGTAGCATGCAGTACTAATAGCCTCAGCCCAAAAGTTCGAGCTTAGATCAGCAGAATGTAGCATTACCCTTGCCATGTCTAACAGCACTCTATTTTTTCGCTCGACtattccattttgttgtggagtgatCGGGGCTGAAAACTCATGGGAAACACCTAACTCATGAAAGTAGTtagcaaaagcagtatttttAAACTCAGTTCCATTATCTGACCTTACTCTTTCTAAGCACATGTTCGTGgactgtttttcaatttttattatttgGTTTAATCCCCTGAATGATTCAAAGGTTTCAGCCTTGTCTCTTAGGAAATTAACCCAAGTGTACCTGGAGAAGTCATCAACGATCACAAGTATGTACTTCTTACCTCCAATGCTTTCTGTTTGGGCTGGTCCCATGAGATCCATATGCAACAGTTCCAAAACTCTTGTGGTAGTGGCAGCGTTTATTGTTTTATGAGGGGACCTGGTTTGCTTACCGATTTTGCATTCTCCACATATCTTGTCGATCTTACCACTTAGTGCTGGTAGACCTCTGACACACTGCTTAGTGGATAATTTGAGTAGATCCTGATAGTTTACATGCCCCAGTCTTCTGTGCCATATTTCAAATATTTCTTCGGCAGATCTCACAGTCAAGCAATCCTGTAAATTTAGAGATTCATTAGATTGAATGTGATAACAGTTATCTGAAGATCTCTTAcctctcataatattttctcccTTGTTATCAAGAATTACACATCTTTGCTTATTGAACCACACATCCTCATAATCATCAGCCAAGTGACTGACACTTATTAGATTGGCAGTTAAACCCTCTACATACAAGACATTTTTTAGATTAGGAATTCCAGGAGTATTGACTGTTCCCCGAGCAAGTATTTTTGCTTTTCTCCCATCACCAAAAGTAACTGAACCCGTAGTGCTTTCATCTTCGAATGAGATAAACCAAGCTTTATCTCCAGTCATGTGTCTGGAGCAACCACTGTCCACGTACCAAAAATCTTTTCGCTTATCTGCCAAGGCCGTGAGTGCTACCAGGCAAGTTGCTTCAGTGTATGCTGAAGAATTATCTATACTTACACTTGTCATGAGGCAGACATCATTAATAGAGTCAGTAGAATCAGAGTGATTAGAATGAAGTTTATTTAAGTTCTTTCTAATCCAGACAGGTTTACTTCTATTTTGCATGTTTGCTTTAGTAATCAGACTAGCCAGTGTGTTGATAAACTCTTTCTGCTCTTTAAGCTTGTTAACGTTAGGGATCtatgggatctctagttagctttagaaagagagagagagagtgacacaagatgtatagtggttcatctcccgccttagcgggaaactacgtccacttgaatgttacactagtgtgtcgagccttgcggcccaagtgcattacaaagtgtgtaatggagtggatgtttaagtgggaggaggcattccttttataggtgaaggaagccatctcctttacattttcttagatgtgggactcaaagttactattctagtctagaaaagcatattgtggaggcaacttggcaaggccggaaaggtggcttcccggcaacggatttgcgacttccggataccgtagcgtagcttgaacatagggctacaagatgcaagtagtggttgggcctcaccatggcttgtgggtgtcccaaagagggtgttaattatgcttggtgagatagcaaactagtcatgctagtaggtATCTACAAAGCTCACAATGTAAAGATTTTACAGATAGCTTTTCCTCACCAGATGGAATTGACTTAAGTCTCTCATTGAATCTTGGTCTAATGTGTCCTAACTTGCCACAGTAATGACATGTAGGAATAAAGGACTTAAAAGTCGCATACCTTTTATGACTAGTAGAAGGCATCTGATTCAACCTTACCTGAGTGACATTCTGAGAAGATTTTGGTTCTTTGTCAGCCCTTGTAACAGAGTCTTTGATGACTTGAGTGATGGGATCATCTTTCTCCAATTTCGAATTTGACTCTCTCACAAAGTGTGTGcctttggagctttctccagaATATCCAAGTCCGAATGTATCATGGTGAGTTTTTCCGGAGTTGAATAACTTAGATGCTGTTGCAGAGCTTATCTCAAACTTTGTGAACTTCTCTTGAGTGGACTTCAACTCTTTCTGCAATGATTCATTTTCAGTTAGTAGGTTTGAGTTTAGAGCATGTTGTCCTTTTACCTCAAGTTCAAGCATCTTGATTGTGTTTTTCAATTAAGTGCATTGTATCTTCCAGGTCTGAGAACTCTCGTCGCTTTGTGAGTTCTGTAGCTCTTCTAtgagtttgtttctttcttgttcCCACGTGTTCTGAGAGGTCCTCCATGCAAGTTCCAACTTCTCATATTTAGCTTTTAGTCGCACAATTTCATCCTCCAAACCTGCATTTTTTATTAATGTGGCTTTTGACGCTTTATAGAGTTGTTTGCAGCGGACATTAGTCTCATCATCTGAGAATTCTTCATCACTTTCAGATTCAAGTGAAAGAGATGATACGAAAGCAACATTTTTGATCTCCTGAGGTTCATCATCACTCCATGTCGAGAGGAGGGATTTATTGTTgctatttccatgcttcctgtTACCACAATCAGTAGAAATATGGCCATAGCCACCACATTCATAGCATTTTACTTTTCCAGATTTGTTTGCTCTAAAATTCCCTCTAACTTTGTTATCATTGTTAACAAAATTTTTCTTGGGAACATTTAAGCTTTGAGAGGAGGATTTATTTCTAAGAAACTTTTTGAATTCTTTGGTCAGAAGAGCAAGATCAAGtgattcatcttcctcttctttccctttcacAGACTTAAAAGCTACACCTTTGGATTTCTTTTCAGGTTTTAGTCTTAGTTCATAAGTCTTTAGATTTCCAATGAGTTCATCCAAAGGGTATTCATCAATGTCAAATGAGtcctcaatactagtgactttagAGTGAAACTTTTCTGGTAAGGCTCTAAGTATTTTCTTGACTACCTTGTCTTCATCAAAAGGGGCACCTAGACTACGACATTGACCAGTAATCTTTAGAATTCTACCATGAAAGTCATCCACGGTTTCCTCCTCTCCCATGATCATAGTTTCAAATTCATATATCAGACCTTGCAGTTTTTGAGCACGTacctttttgtttccttcataTGTAGTCTGCAGCAGATCCCAAGCTTGTTTTGCAGTGTCGCAGTGACTAATTCTCAGTTTTTCACGTTCTGAGAGAGCGGTGAAGAtgctatttttttctttgaaatcgGCTTGAAGATCACGTACTTCTACGTCAGTCCAGTCCTTCCGTGGTTTGGGAATAGAGATTGATGAGCCCTCGCCTTTAGCTGGAATTATTGGTGTCTTCCAACCATTTTCCACAATGTTCCATACATGTTCATCTTGTGCATACAAGTATGacttcatgtatatcttccaTTGAGTGTACTTTTCACATCCTCCATCAAACCATGGAGGACTATTAACAGATCCACCAGCAgccctatctcgatgttgttccATCGTCCCTGCGATCTACTAGAATAatctagaacccgctctgatgccaaatgaaaatacCAAATGGAACGATATTGCGATACAACTCAAAGAACAATTTTACTACAAAAGTATTTTAACAATAGGGACACAGAATTTGCTAATGcaatgtaaacctctccactgaggaaacttcactgcgtggcttttaacgtagccaacatgaaagatcaatccaatatgaatcaaaagAGTTTACAGTACACAAgttgtgttgttcataacaTACACAATCACTTAGCAACAGatgctaacttgatttacaactgatCTAGCATTTACTTGATCTTCAATCTATCAACTCTAATCAAATCACTGATCTTTCTTGTTTTCAATGTCTCACTGATCTTTGAGAAAGATTTATGAAAGTGCCAGACAACACAGAATAAAgcatgaaacaaataaagagagTTTTCAGAAAATGGTTTTGACGAAAAAAACATAGTTCAAGAATGAACAAAACGTTTTTATGCTGCAGATGAAAACCCTTAACCAAATGCATTAGTTTCGAAGCCTTTTATACAAGAggcaagactccccctcaaacaaatctttttcTTTAAACACCAAATAAGATAGATATAGAAAGATATCAAAACTTATTTGTTTTGCATGCAAGAAGTCTTTAATGCAAAAATacaccaaatcaatttaatagATATGTAAATCAATTAAAAATGTGCAGCATGATTTGGAGAATTAAAACCAAGATCAGTGAGTCAATTCTGCTTGAACAcatcttcctctttgtttccTTGAAGCTCCGGTTTCCTTGTGACAATGGGAAATCATGTATTGAATGGTAATTGCCCAAAATACTTACATTTACAACATACAACTTTTAGAACCTTGGTAATTTAGAACCTGATCTATTCTAGAAATTTATAGTTCTGCAAGCTAACAATTAATTGCCCCAATAATCTCCTTTTTCCAGCCAAGTAGAGCTTGTGAATTGTATAATCGTTGCTTTCTTAAACATTCAGCTTCCATTACCAAAACCATGGATTATATCAGGAACAATCCAAAAGGGTGGTGGATTTATAATCCAGCGATCAAATGTCAAATAACATGGCATTGGCTTCATAATATTATCTTTCACGTTGTACACTCCAAGATCATGACCCCCATAGCCAATTCTCTTCTTACCAGATAAGCATTTATTAGGGTTCATTTCCCACCTATGATCTGTGAAGTAAATTGAGTTCTCTTCACATTCTGGAAAGTTCTGGGAAGATAACGACATTGAATGATTTCCACCCAGAAACACAGCCCGATTGTGCAAACTTTCCACCTTCTCCCACTCGAACCCTAAGCTAGTGGACTTCTGCCTGTAGATATAAAAGTGAGAGGTTTTATAGGGACGAATAACATCGGGTAGGTCCTTATGATAAAAAATTTTCGTCACTATAAATCGCCTCACCAACAAAATTTCACCCAAGGACTCCACCAAATAATTCTGAATATCAAATTTGAAATCATCGTCATTGTTTAATTGGCGGTGTCGAAAAGGTTGCAGATGAAGTGTTTTTATGGGAAAACATTTCCTCAAGTCCCAAACCTCAACTGAGCAATCGGTTGCCAATGCAAAAAAATGACCACTAGTACTGTGGAACATACCGTCATGATAGACAGTACCCTTCTGGCCGAAGCCAGTCCATGCATCGTCTCCATGCCTATGGAAAGCAAGTTGCGTTATCCACGTATTAGAGTAGAGTATTATTGCAACAACGAAGTCCTTACTGGAAGACGAGGATGACGACGATGGTGGCTTGGAGGAGGTGACAGCTTTGGCGATATAATCCTTGCTTATGACTGGATGCAGTGTCCGTATTGATGGGAGTTCAATCCTATCTCCAGAAAACGGATTTAAAAGACAAGCAGTTCCTTTCTCCTCCGTAAGGACCAGCCACCCATGTGATGAACCGACACACCAGGCATCAGGAATATCTCCAAACGCGTTTTTAATAGTGTAGTACTTGAACTCTGCGAGGTTGAAGAAGCGGCGAGTATGGACATGGTTTTCTTCACCACCAGGAATCATAAGCCATGGGGTTTGAGGCATGTCGAGTGTGAAATATGGGGCAGAGATATAAGATTTTGCAGCTTGATTCCAACAAGAACAGACAGCTTCAAAGCGAAGTATGTCCACAGAAGCAAGCTTTTTCATGATCAACTCTAGTAGTTCTGTAGGGAGCTCAGACCACCTTGACCTTGGTCTTCTCTTTTGAGTGATCACCATGTCGTTATTGACATTTGAAAACATGGTTGAATCAAATTCAATCCAGATACAGTACGTTGATTTATATTAATGGAACAATGCAGGTTAGGTTGGGAAAACCAAATCTTTAGGTGATTTGGTTCCCAAAACTAGTACAAAACTTGATTTCCTTGGATTCTAAGTGGTGTAAGAATCCTAGTTCGACCGAACTAGTAGTCCACGTCACGTCTCCATAGAAAGATCAAAATAGAATCATACATTAATTCAATCACAAACTTTTCATATGCGTTTGATCACAATTCGAAGACTAAAACTCATTCATTCAGCTATCTGATAAGCCAGAAATTAAATTGCAAATAATACCAAGTTTTGAGCAAACCTGATGGATCATGTAGTCTCAAAATTTTGTCCTCATCAGAAAAAAGAGGTCGAAATATATCCAACTTATTGAGACTAGTGGTTTGATTGGTGCAAGGAATCCCTACATACGAGATCCGTATTTAACGAGACCCCAGGCCCTGAGTCCTGGTTCCAAGATCTTTACTCTTTTTAGTGTGCTGAACTAATATGTGAAATTACTAAGACgatttgtattttttatatGGAGTTCCCTGGGGTATCATGTGTGGTCGATCAATGAACCCTAAAGACCATCAATGTGATGATCCCAGGAATATAAATATGATGATCTTAGCACAACATATGAAAAATCAAGTCCCTTTCATTCATAGATAACCACGGCCTCTCCTGACAGATATCCCTCTCCTCCACAACAATACAGTAAACCATTGTTTTACACTTTTACTCATTAGCACACATTTTCTAAACAACTCGTTAGCTCTCTATTCCTAAACTTCCTCAATGTGCAAAGACTTCAGTCCACCCTCTATCCAACTCAAATGACATTTTACAGTGCTGTTCAGTCCTCGCTTAAGGTTTTAGGTTCTTGCAAGATATCAAGCTCCAGTTGCATTGCTCAACTGGAGGGTCAGTTTTATGTTCATAGCTGCTAACTCAGCTGCTAAATATCTAAAGACATAAGGCATTGCAACCGTCTCCATCCCTTTACTCGACTTACATGCATGGCAAGTCACCTTCTTGGGAGCTCTCATAGGGGGCAAGCCCCGCATTTCACGAACCCGTATTTGTGGCTGGACTGATGAGGTTGTTAGGATGGATCCACAAAGGGAACATACGTCAGCAATGTGATAATCAGAACATGTATGAAGTCTATCATGCAACAAATATGCTGCCCCATGTGCAAGCAAGGAGTCTCTCTCCATTTCACCAAAACGTATACCGCCACCTCGTTTTCGTCCTTTGATAGGCTGGCGTGTGACTTGATCTACCATTCCCGTAGAGCGAACCTGCATGTGGAACAGAGTGATTTAGCAAGGAAACTGATAATCAAAAACAGAGAAAACATTCTTGCTCAGTTACTCGGTGAAAGGAGTTATTCTGAGAATCTTAAACCTGAAATTTGTCTGAAACCATATGCCGTAATCGTTGATAGTAAACAGGACCAATAAAGATTTCACACGTGAGTTCTGTTCCATAGACGCCACTGTACAATACCTCTGCACCATGGTAATTAAACCCTTTAACCTTTAACATTTCACCAAGTTCATCAACAAGGGTTTTGGATTTCTCTCCATTAGTTTCTTCATTAACTTTCTCCTCTGAATTAGCAAATGGTGTCGCATCAACATATTTTCCATGTAAGCTACCACCctgtggcaaaaaaaaaaaaaaatcagcataATTTCATCTCCTTTAAACAGAATAACTAAACTACAATCTCAGAATGAACTGCATCTGAAAGTTAACTCCATTTTCTAACAAAAGCAATGAAGCATATACAGTGAAAGAGCATACAGAGAATGTATAACAAAAGGAACCAAAGAGATAGTATCCATGAAGGGGTCACATCAAAATTTTAGTCTGTAATGTTTCAATTCTCGATTGTGTCAAGATGCGATTAATTTTGCAGTTGCAATTAAGCACTCGGGATCTTTTGGTAAAAGTATTTTCCGAATGCACTTGTCATATCAAGGTGATTCTGGTCATATTTGAAAAGAGCCTCTGGCATGCTCTTCAATAAAAAAATCTAGGCTCTTATTGGTTGTTTTGAGCTGGCTCAGGTTTTTAAGTTGAATAAAATTAGTGAGCTCATTTAAGGTGTTTGGCAATTAGAGTACCCTAATAGCTCGTATTATGAAGCAAACAGATCAGGTGCAGAGCAGTCCTATATGTGATATATTTATAGGGAACAATAAAGAAAAGTTTATGTCTATCTATCATCAAATTGCACTTGTATTCTCAGCAAGAGATACCATTTAATAGTAGGAATATGGAAACACTAAGGAACACAAGATAAGGATATCAGAGTATAAGTAATTGCAAACCACTCTAAACAAACCTATAGTACAAGACCACACAAAGTGACAAAATAAACATATAGACATGCAATAAAACATTTAGTAAATGCTATAACAGCTGCCAATGCATGAGTTGCATCATGCTAGTTTTAAATTAGAAGAGAAATAGACCACTTGCGGAAGATTTAAGCCTTCTTTTTCAACAACCTCAATTTTACAGGTAACAACTACACCTATGTCTTCTTATATTTTTCCAGATTATCTTTTCATCTGGATTGTTCTAGCCTACATGTGTGCATACTTTCCATAAGATACCAGCATATTTTTAAAAAGGATTTCTGTAAGTCCAGAGTACCTTTGCAGCAACGGACTCCAAAAGCATGGCTATTGTCATTCTTGAAGGAAATGCATGTGGATTGATAATAAGATCTGGTCGCATTCCCGTAACTCCAGAAAATGGCATATCAATGTCAGGCCACAACTGGGAGCAAACTCCCTTTTGTCCATGTCGGCTGCTAAATTTATCACCAATTATCGGGTTTCTAGGGTGCCGAAACCTTATGTTCACCTgctccaaaaaagaaaaggtagaggtaaatataaaataaaagataatacaGGAAATGTAAGCCTGCAACACAGAATCCGTGCTTTTCTTTTCAACATTGATTGACCTAAGGGTCTCAAGATAGCCCTAATATAACCCACTAGAAGTTTAAAGCACTTTGACGCTACTTTTAGTATAATACACATATGGGAAAAATTAAGGAATAAAAATATGTGGTAAAAGCAAGAAGTTGACAAAAGCTAGACCTTTAATGCTTGAGAAACgaatttgagtttttttttttttcctggtcaTAATGAACCTTCTATATAAAAGATATAGAGTCTGAAATACTTGTTTTAAATTGATTGTAATCAATTACAAGTTATCCCCAGATTTTATTTTACCAAAGATCTGCAAAGATTATCTcaagtatatatacatatttacaatCATGTTTTAGGGCAACAAAGTACAATAGAGGACAAGAAATCATCAATCAAGCCTAAGAGCACACGAGAGTAACAAGGAAAAACAATACATCAACATACTGCAGCTTTCCATGATAGGGTATAATGTCTCAATTCACGAGAGTCAAACACCCATAGCGCAGACCAAAACTAAACTGATCCTAAAGCTTTCCAAACCTATCCCTGGAAAGTCTTAGAAAATCATCCTGGTTCGTTCTATACAAATAACAC
This portion of the Rosa chinensis cultivar Old Blush chromosome 1, RchiOBHm-V2, whole genome shotgun sequence genome encodes:
- the LOC112165002 gene encoding uncharacterized protein LOC112165002 isoform X2; its protein translation is MPQTPWLMIPGGEENHVHTRRFFNLAEFKYYTIKNAFGDIPDAWCVGSSHGWLVLTEEKGTACLLNPFSGDRIELPSIRTLHPVISKDYIAKAVTSSKPPSSSSSSSSKDFVVAIILYSNTWITQLAFHRHGDDAWTGFGQKGTVYHDGMFHSTSGHFFALATDCSVEVWDLRKCFPIKTLHLQPFRHRQLNNDDDFKFDIQNYLVESLGEILLAEVH
- the LOC112165002 gene encoding putative F-box protein At4g17565 isoform X1; this translates as MPQTPWLMIPGGEENHVHTRRFFNLAEFKYYTIKNAFGDIPDAWCVGSSHGWLVLTEEKGTACLLNPFSGDRIELPSIRTLHPVISKDYIAKAVTSSKPPSSSSSSSSKDFVVAIILYSNTWITQLAFHRHGDDAWTGFGQKGTVYHDGMFHSTSGHFFALATDCSVEVWDLRKCFPIKTLHLQPFRHRQLNNDDDFKFDIQNYLVESLGEILLVRRFIVTKIFYHKDLPDVIRPYKTSHFYIYRQKSTSLGFEWEKVESLHNRAVFLGGNHSMSLSSQNFPECEENSIYFTDHRWEMNPNKCLSGKKRIGYGGHDLGVYNVKDNIMKPMPCYLTFDRWIINPPPFWIVPDIIHGFGNGS